The genome window GAGCAACTCTTGCAAGCCCGGCTCGCTGCTCCGCGGGCGCGACCCGTACGAATCGAGGCTCTCGACGAGCTGCGCGCCGCCGCAATCGCTCGCAAGCCGGTTCAACTCACGCCGACCGATACGCCGTCGCTCTACGTCCTTGCGCGCACGATGACGCAACTCGAAGCGGTACTCGCTTGGCAGCCCGAAGCGCCTCTGGCTCGGCCCGCGATGGTGTATTGCGACTTTGAAGATGTGCGCCGCTACAAGGAAGCGGTGCCGCTCGCGCGTGCCGCCGGCATTCCGATCGGGCTGGCTACGCTTCGCATCTTGAAGCCGGGCGAAGAAGGCTTGTTCCAAGTGATCGGCCGCAACGTGCCCGACGCCGTGCTGGTGCGCAACCTCGCGGCCTTGTCGCACTTCCGCCGGACGCTGCCGGAGGTGTCGCTGATCGGCGACTTTTCGCTGAACGTAACCAATGAGCTGACCGCCGAGCTGTTATTAGGCGAAGGGCTCGCGCGACTCGTGCCCGGCTACGATCTGAGCTGGGAGCAACTCGCGGCCCTCTTGAGCCACAGCGCGCCGGGCCGATTCGAGACGGTCGTGCACCAGCACATGCCGATGTTCCACATGGAGCATTGCGTCTTCGCCCACACGATGTCGGAAGGGACCGACGCGACGAACTGCGGCCGGCCGTGCGATCGACACAAGGTGGCGTTGCGCGACCGCGTCGGCGCGGAATTCCCGCTGTTGGCCGATACCGGCTGCCGCAACACGGTGTTCAATGCCTTGCCGCAATCGGCCGCTGAATACTTGCCGCGCATGCTCGCGCTCGGGCTCAAGCACTTCCGCGTCGAGTTGCTCTTGGAAACGCCGGAGCAAGTCGGCCCGTTGCTCGAACGTTATGCTCGCGCACTGGCCGGGCTCGACGACGGCAAGCGCGCGTGGCGCGGCCTGCAAGTGCTCAACCAACTCGGCGTGACGCGCGGGACGTTGCAGACGAGTTGAGAGGCTTTGTCGGACCATCAGCCGCGGGGCGTTAGCCCCCGGTCATCCGACTGATCATTCGGCGAGGCCGACCGTTGAGGAAACCGGGGGCTAACGCCCTCCGGCTAAATGAGTCGTTCTACTTGCACTTGCCGCAATGTCCCTTGAGCAGCACTTCGGTGAGGCTGCCGATCGACGACTTTTTGCTGCCGGGCGTCGGTGTGATGTCGACATGCACGTCGGTCAGGCAGCTTACCTTGCCGCAGTCGATGCAGACGAAGTGGGGATGCTCGGACGAATGGTCGTGCCCGTCGCGGCGAAGCTCGTAGCGCCAGACGTGGTCGCCGAGTTCGGCGCGAGCGACGAGGCCGGACTCGGCCAAGTCCATCAAGTTGCGATAGACGGTCGCGCGATCCAAGCCGGTCGGCACGAGTTCCTTGGCGAGCTCGGCATGCGAGAGGGGAGTGCGCGCGGCCCGCAATTGTTGCATCACGGCCAGCCGAGCCGAGGTGCTGCGCAAGCCCGACGTTCGGAGCAAGGCTTTCAATTCGGCGATTTCGTCGGCGGCGGAAGTGCGCATGAAAGTGGCTGTCGACCCGTTCTCGAATTGTTGCGGTACTGTTGTAATAGTAACAGCATCGCACCCGTCGTTCAACTGCCGCAGCGGCGTGAAACCGCTTGAAAGGCCGTGGTTTGCGGCCTTTCGGCTCGCGTGGCCGGCTTGTGACGAAAACAATCGCGTGTTAGTCTTGCTGGATTACGACCCGCGTCTCCGCGCTCGCCTATACGTCGGCGAATCCCGCATGACTCCTTCCGCCGCTGCCGCCGCCGGTGCTCTTGCCGCCGAACCTGCCGTCGAGCAAGTCGAGCAGGAGTACATTCGCGTGCGAGGCGCGCGGGTTCACAACTTGCAGAACATCGACGTCGACATTCCCCGCGACCAGCTCACCGTCGTCACGGGCCCGAGCGGGTCGGGAAAGAGTTCGCTGGCGTTCGATACCGTGTTCGCCGAAGGGCAGCGCTTGTTCGTCGAGAGTTTGTCGGTCTACGTGCGGCAGTTTCTCACGCAATTGCAACGGCCCGACGTCGACCTGATCGAAGGACTGCAACCGACGATCTCGATCGACCAGCGAGCCGGCTCGCAGAACCCGCGCAGCACGGTCGCCACGGTCACGGAGATTCACGACTATCTGCGCCTCTTGATGGCGCGCATCGGCGAGCCGCATTGCCCGCATTGCAACGAGCCGATCAAGCGCCAGAGCCCTGAGCAGATCGTGGATGCGTTGGCGAAGCTTCCGGTCGGGAGCAAGGTGATCTTGCTTGCGCCGTTGGTGCGCGGTCGCAAAGGGAAGCACCAAGAAGAGCTCGACACGATTCGCAAGGCCGGCTTCGTGCGCGTGCGGGTCGACGGCATGGTCTGCGAGCTCGACCAGGTGCCGGAGCTTGCGCCGCGCAAGGCCCATACGATCGAGGCGATCGTCGACCGGTTGATCGTGCGCGATAACTTGCGCCCGCGCTTGGCCGAGAGCGTGCAACTTGCTTTGAAACATGGCGCCGGGGTGCTCACGATTCTCTCGGCCATCGGCACCGGGCCCGCTGCCGTGCAGACCGCGCCGCCGACGGCCAACGGCGGCGCGAACACCGGCAACGGCAAAAACGGCGGACATGGCGCAGCGCCGAAAGCTGCGACTGCGCCGAAGCCCGCTGCACCGGCCGCGAAGAAGCCGGCGCCGCCGGTCGTGCCCGCCGCGGCTTCGAATCAGCCTGCGCCCGAGGCTCCCGTCTCCGATTGGCATGAGGAACTCTTCAGCACGTTGCAGGCTTGCCCGAGCTGTCGCATGAGCTTCGAGGAGTTGGAGCCGCGGACGTTCAGTTTCAACAGTCCGTACGGTGCGTGCCAAGCGTGCGAAGGGCTCGGCTCGCGCAGCGGGTTCGACCCGGAACTCGTCGCGCCGGATCGTACGCTGGCGCTCGGCAACGGGGCGATCGCGCCGTGGTCCGAGGCGGCGCCGGCCGACGTCGAGCGTCATCGCCACGACTTGGCCGAGTTTCTTGCGGTGCATCATG of Planctomycetia bacterium contains these proteins:
- a CDS encoding transcriptional repressor; this translates as MRTSAADEIAELKALLRTSGLRSTSARLAVMQQLRAARTPLSHAELAKELVPTGLDRATVYRNLMDLAESGLVARAELGDHVWRYELRRDGHDHSSEHPHFVCIDCGKVSCLTDVHVDITPTPGSKKSSIGSLTEVLLKGHCGKCK